The following nucleotide sequence is from Gasterosteus aculeatus chromosome 5, fGasAcu3.hap1.1, whole genome shotgun sequence.
ttctatgtaatggtggacggtggttctatgtgacggtggttctatgtgatggtggttctatgtgacggtggttctatgtgatggtggttctatgtgacggtggttctatgtgatggtggttctatgtgacggtggttctatctgatggtggtctctgcagtggtcctgccgtacacctgcttacAACTCATAAATACTCATAATCAtctctgtcatatagtctcatgtattatacattgttcattgtgTCCTCATGGCATCATTGCAGTCTGTCCaccaggagacggatcctcctctgacgtttcTTCCCTGTTTTCCCCATGGAacgttttcattgtttggggagtgtttcctgtgccgatggggggtttcgggacagaggatgtcacatgtgtacacactgtaaagccctctgaggcacattTGCAATTttgagctatacaaaataaaatgaatttaattgaaaagATAAGTAATTCATCTCTTTATTGCTCTCGTCCTGTGAGATTAGGAAcgaaatgtaaaatattgcaGTCAAATTGTCTGAAGGCCAAAcaagtcattttcttttgacCACCACATTTGATCAACATTATTGCTTCTCATAGtggccctttgacctcttgggTCTAACATCTTGATTTAGGATTGAAGTCTGACAGATGACAAAAATTAAAGGACGAAACTATTCTTAAACTGTCATTATTTATTGAACAGTTCATGTTCACTTGTCCATGATACAAACATAGATGATGTATACAACTATGGTTTTAAATTGACcatgaatattaaataaaataaacataagcATGAAAGACACAAGTAAATATCATTAAGTCTGTGGTTTAAATACCCGTATACCGCCACCTAGTGGTAGCGATGTGAACACGTTCACTCTGCGAACTGgtgtctcaaactccggcccggTGCGGCCCGCCGGGGGGTACCGACGTTGGGGCACCCCTCCATCGGCCGTgccgttcgccggtcggacaTTCAGCGCCGCCgcgtccccccacccccccccccctgccgaccgtaatggtctggcccgcgtccggtcaaagtgggctgcatctggcccgcacctgatttgagtttgaggcCTTAAACTATCTGTGCACTGTTCACTGAAGCGACAGCTCAGTTCTGGAAAATAAATGTCAGAGCCAACAGCTACGAGTGTGCGACCACAAATCACTTCATCAGATGATTGAACTGTATTATTAACTATTATATTAACTAAATTGCATCAACAGTGCACCAATTAATGAGTGTTGCTGTGGACATGGATGAATGAAAAATCAAACTGCGTGTTTCTCATTTTTGGattcaaaccaaaaacaagaaaactaTGGTTCCTTATTTTCATTTTAGCGGTGAAACAGACAATCAAAAGGTACACTGACCAGGGAAGACATCACTAggctagctgctaagctaaaGTACGGTAGCTAACACTAGCAGGCCAATGCCAAACAACATGTAAATAACTATTAGGTTAGGTTGTTAAATGATTTAAGTCAAGTATTGTTTGTTTCTTGTGAATTGgatatgaataaaaaaggaaattcatGATTATTTTGCTGTGAGAAATTTATTGCTCTTCTTTCTGTAGTGTACAGGTATGCAGGCaaatactgtttttattttacaataacaaAGCAAGTCAGTGGCTAAGCAACATGGAAGCTTCTGTCcgatgtgatttatttttttcctgattAAGAACATAATGAAATGAGCCCCCGCGGATAAAAAGGCCAGCAGATATTCTTTTAACAAAAGACACAATGAGAAGAATATCAGCTTTGTCATATATTCACGATGGGCATTCATTGCATacatgtaaccatagaaacccTTTAACAATCGCTACACTTTATAAGTAACCACAAAAGAGGATTTGGTCTAACAGAGCACACAGTGAAAGCCATGTTCACACACAACAGGAGTGTGTTGGAAATGTAGAAGTTCAAAGGTTGGAAAgtatgtttattttctttgagaAGATAAAAACTTCTCAGCTCTTTCCTTTACGTAACCACTGTGTGTATAAgctgtgttaatgtgcagtgttcACAGTAAGGATCtgaatatattacattttcCTATTCACAAGTGCTAATAATGGAGATGCCACATTCTTGAAGGAAGAGGGATTTAATAAAGCACGGCTTTTGGAAGTATTTCCTTCACTTTGTATCACATTTTTAAGATAATTGATACACTAAGAAATGCCTGTGGTCAAAATGGCAGCCTTGGAGTTCTCTTGTTAAATCAAAGCCCCAATCTATAAGAAAGGAATGTCACTTTAAATACAagatataaatgtaaaaacacaaaataaataactggtGTGTAATTAGAATGGGTGGAATTTGTAAGGACAAAAAACTACTGCTAGCTGCTTATTAAGAACAAATAGAGATGAAGTAgaatttttcatttcaattcttTAACATTTGTCTGAAAACAGATGTTGTTGACTTATGTTGGATTCTTCTATATTAATATCGGTCAACAACTTTCAGGGAATAGCAAGTACAGTAGGCTTTAATGTTAGAACTGCTCTAAAAATTGTAATAAAAAGCTTCTGCAAATTGAACCAATAAGACTAAAGGTTTTTCAAAGACATTCATTTCCTTTCCTAGTGTCATTCTGTGGTTAAACACGGCAAATAGTGAAATTAAAAAGGTCCTTCAAAGGAATGCCAACCGTTTCTACACACATCTTGTAAGCTCAAGCAAACTGTGACACATGTGTTTTCAGAGAGAGGTGCACAGTGAGATAATGTTAACACTTTCACATCATTTGATGAACTGATTACATACTATGTGGTTTCTGTCTTCTCCAACACCACTGACGAATAAGCAGACTTGTGTCTGTCAGTCCAGATAGTTAACATATTTACAAAATGGCAGTACCAAGCAATAGTATTTAACATGTAATTCCTTTGGTTTTCCAGTAATACAAACATAGACTCAGAaattttttgtcaaaatatgtctTCAGGTCGTGGTGTCCCAAGACTAATATTGCTGATGTGTTGAAATAAAGCACTCATTACCTaaaggggcggcacggtggcgtggtggttggcactgtcgcctcacagcaagaaggtcctgggttccactccgcccagtggcctttctgtgtggagtctgcatgttctccccgtgtctgtgtgagttCTCACCGGGTTCTCCggtttcctcccacagtccaaagacatgctctggggatcaggttgattgggaactctaaattgcccgtaggtgtgtggatgtgaatggttgtatgtctctgtgtagccctgcgattggctggcgagtCCAGGgggtaccctgtctattgcattaagttggctgggatagactccagcgaccctgtgtgcaggacaaGTGGTTTAACAATGGATGGATCCATTACCTAGAGAAGCCTTTATTTAACCCTGCACACtcatactctttttttttggcagtTTGCGCTTCTTTGTCCAAAAAGCCTAGTCTAGACCTAGACTTTGCACTAGGTATGATGGCAACACCATAACCTAATTTCTCTGAAGGGAAGGGAATAAGGCGATATACTGTATGATTGTGAATGCAGGCTAATGGGCTACTCAATGTCACATCCCActgtataatataataagaGGCACTTGGACAATATTTCTTTGGCACGTTCATAGCTGATAAAAGCTCTCCGTATAGCTACTTGTAAGCTGCTGTTCTGGTGGCGGTGATGGCTAGCATGCAGTACTGCCGTTGCTTTACCAGTGCTCCAGGTGAAGGTCCATGGCAGAGTTTAAGTTAATGTCTGTGACATCCAGGAACTCTGTGTTGAAGATGCTGGGCCCACTGGGAGGAGCACTACTGAAGGCCGCGGACAAGCTGGGCGGTGTCAGGTCCAGCCACTCCATTGTCTCCCACGGCGTCTCGCTGAAAGTCATGCTGACCATGCCTTGCACCTCGGAGACGGCGGACACCTTGGTAGTGATGGCCGACAGTGGGCCGTCCATCAGATCTCTGTTGGTCAGAGGTTTGTCTTGTTGGAGATGGTGAGGCTGGCGGAGGTGGTTGTGGGGGCTGGCGTACCCTTCGCCATCTCTGTTTCCCTCATCTTCCTGCCCCCTGTCTTCGGCAGCCATTTTAAGAAGAGACACCTCGCTTCCCCGGCCAATTGGACTTCCCAGCAGATTCTCCAAGTGGCCCTCGGTAATGTGATTGGAGTGGTTGTAGGGAAGCTGGGTGGGGGACAGGTGTTCGTAGTGTCTGTGGAACCTAGGGATGAGGAGGCCGGGACACCCTGGGGACACAGTAATGTGAGGCACAACTTTGGTTACAGAggccctctccctctcttctctggCGTTAGCTGGCATCTcttgaagagaaagaggagaggagggagggtcaCAGCAGGCACTGGGATCCCATATTGATGTGTGGGTCAACACTGTCATATCAAACCAAGGCACTTTACATGGAGATTTAACACCAGCCTGCATGTGCATGTTTAATCCAGCTAAGCTactgttttatgtgtgtgcgttttatgtGGAAGTTCATCTTACCTCCACTTTCTATGAGCACGTCCAAAAGTTCGTCCATCTGTTGACTTCTGGTCAGTTGCTGTAACAGTTATAAGAAAGtggtttttttttcaggtgaacaatgttttaacattttaaaagtgtaatcccattgttttaaagtttttaaCCGGTTTACAAAGACTTACAGAATTACATTTTGGTAGTACTTTTCAAGTTTGTGCTACCAATATTTAGCTAGCTTCGACTAGCTTAAGGCCAAGAGAGATACTTTTCTAAAAGCGCTATTCTATTTCCATCCGGTGTATTACAGTGAAAACGTCTCAGAGACGCATGTCTCAAAACTCATTAATATAAAACCAAAACTATCTTCCAGAACTACAATTGGGTGAACCATAATGTTAGCATTCCTAGGTTAGCCATGAAGCTAGTGGGGTAGCTGTGGCTCATGAGATAGAGAGGTTGAGTTCAAGACAAAATGACATTGGGCAAGATACTGCACCCCACATTGCTTCTGATGGCTGTgcgaaaagtgtgtgtgtgtgagtcactgaTAATGAATAGGTTGCCCCTTGCATAGAAGCCCCAGTCCTTATGAATGGATTGACACTAAAAGTAGAAAAGGGCTATAAAAAGTACCGTCCCCATCAAATACTCTTTACAATCATATAACAATGTATTATGGTTGATAAACAATGTTCTAGAGACGCTGTTTCTAAATGATTTGAAACAGATTTTACATCTGCACGACTGATCCGTGAGAAATGATTTGGTCAGGTTCCTATGCAGTTACATTTGCCTCCATCAAACCTTTGTACCACTAAAACAGCAATCTGCTTCAGACTTGGTAAAGTTAGTGcagtgaataaaacaaatggatGATTAAAATAGGTGCAATACAGGGGATGGACTggagagacaaaaagaggagacaggagggagAGTGGAATTAGAGGGACGTCAATAGGTCAAATAAAATCTGGCCAGCCATTATCTGGTGAATTTTAACATGAATTTCAGTTTACCTGCTTGACTGCATCCTCATAGCGTGGGGGCTGTCTTAAGTCTGATGCATCTGAATCTGAGCTACTGAAGGCAGGGGGAGAGATCTGGCCCTTATGGCCAACATGCCGAGGAGAGGGCACTACTGACATCTATATGAGACATAGTGAAAAGTGACATTAGCCCACCAATTAGTATAGGGAAGCTTACCAAATGTGGGTGTATATCAGACTTTAAAAAAGCGAAACATTTCATCTTAAGAAAAGGATTGGCGTTGAGTTCTTTTAAGGAAAAGTCACCAATGTGACATAGTATGTGATGAAAACAGGGGGAGTGGGAGATGTGACAAGAGGAACAATGTCcctcaaaacaaaagacaatcaTTAGAGACAGATCACAAACGGATAGATGAAAGAAAATGTTACGTAAATGTGAGGTGATTCAGATGAAGTACATGACACAGACAATGACAACATTGAAAATGCTCTCAATAGTGAAATGGTTTTGACCTTTGGTTGCATATTGTGGTTGTCAGGCTTATCATTGGAGTTGGTAAAGACGCCTTGGAGGCCTCTTTGGTCAGGGGGATAAGAACAGTTCACCGCCTGGCCACCgttcttctgctgctttagacaaaAGTACCATGTTAGGAAACAATATACACAAATGCTACATCATAGTGGACATTTGGTACCAACGTTCATATTTTCAAAGGATGAATACTTCAGAAACTACTTTCCCTCTATATCTATCTCCTAGTCAAAATCTTAATTTCTCCAATACTTTAGCATTGGTCTAGCATGCTAGCTAACCGTTGCTAAATATCTCTGAGTACAGGGGAGGCTCATAGCGATGGTATTAGTTAACTGTAAAAATGGAATTGGCTGACTTTCTTCTAGAGAGAAAGGATGAATTTGTCCCATTAGATTCTGAGAAGATAATATTTGATTATGAAACAGACGCCAGAGATGTGCCTTCTTAGCACCTAAAGTAATTGTTAATAGGATAAGTCACTATGGAAAATGCAGTGTTTGTGATATACCGTATagactagggctgtcaatagatacaaactaattaatctcacattttgaaattcattaatctagattaatcgcGATTAAAGACTAAATCTCATTCACTGGGTGAATTCACTACTTCTGAATTCACTAATCACTCAAATACACAGCAAGTGGATATTTTGGACACTGGTGATTGAGCTAGCTTAGCCTTGCAACTAGCTTTacgtggtccgtttgccactcatcccGCTTCTTATTGATACGTGGAGGGATTCGACGAACACAAACTTGAGTTAACTGCGTTAAAGTATTttatcacattcatttcatacATTAACGCGTTAACTTTGACAGCCTtagtaaatacacattaacaaaatGGGTTTAGTTTGAGCATCAGCACTACACCTTGTACCCAACTACAGCAACACAGAGCCCCTGTTTATTTTAGGTAACTTGTCTGACTTACGGAACATATTAGTGATATTTGAGCACATCCTACCTGCATGTTGCATGCTCTGTTATTGGCCTGAGGGTGGGGGTGACCACAGCCATCTCTTCCCAGCGGAAGTGATAGCAAGTAAGGGTTATTGGGAGACGTTGGCTGGGGGCTACAGGAAGGTTTTCCAATGGGAGAGTCTTGTGGCGAGCACTGTGGACTGAGGAAAGCAGACATTGTGGAGGGGCTGCCAGAGGAAGTGTCCATACATTGTGGCCCTCCGGGACCGCCCATATTGGAGAGGGGGTTGTTGCAGTGTCCCATATCCTCCATGCAGCTGCCAGCAGAGCTCTTCAGCTGTTTGGGAGAGGACAGAGGGCAGCTGGAGGATAACGACATGGGCTCCTGCTTGATAGTCACCCCGAAGAAGTTCTGGCCCATCATAGCTGGAGTCAGCTGGTGGTGCatggaggggtgaggaggagggtggacaGTGTCTTGTGTTGCTACATAGCAGCGTTTCCTCTTGTGGAGCTGCATCCTCAGTTCCTCAACCTAGCAAGCGTAAAGTAAACATGTCAGTACAGAAGTATTTACAGTGCATCTCGTTAAATGTCCCTCTAAAGACGCTGCGTAGGGTAACCTATTATTTAATGCCGGCTGTAGCAGAGAACATGATTACGACATTAAAGCTTGCGAAAAACATTTGTTGTTGCCACCATGGCTTCTTTTATTTATATCCTTATTGATGACTTGAACCTCAACTGTAGACTGATGCACGGCTGGTTACTCACCTGTCTCTGCTCCTGGTGAAGCTTCCACGTTAGCTCCTCTATCACCTTCTGCTTTTCCACTAACATCTTATCTTTTTCA
It contains:
- the myocd gene encoding myocardin isoform X4, encoding MTLLGSEHSILIRSKFRSVNHGKFPKQEDSYAFEEDSSSESLSPEQHHSDESQGSACPPSETVGSTPSSSSSPALTSPRQECGNRDPLDQGQDEGLSGANNHQTSPPIPVPSIVKSKTSDKNRHKKPKDVKPKVKKLKYHQYIPPDQKSEKSPPPMDSAYARLLQQQQLFLQLQILSQQKHAHAHPQTQQPSHTPQTQAQAQAQQRQPSFSYQPHPAAQTQKGASEQLSGCSRSGPSSQANSNSSSPIKNTYTNQSHISPLQPGPLPTNLDDLKVSELRQHLRIRGMPVSGTKTALIDRLRPFKDSNAGSSPSSSSDITTGTFPVTPTGSLSSYQSPSSSSTVSQGGYYPYPSTSSTPPISPASSELSLSGSLPDSFGDMPMSSPRQFGLQPSPMEDGLAGGGQRVGEGGGMDGEEAEKDKMLVEKQKVIEELTWKLHQEQRQVEELRMQLHKRKRCYVATQDTVHPPPHPSMHHQLTPAMMGQNFFGVTIKQEPMSLSSSCPLSSPKQLKSSAGSCMEDMGHCNNPLSNMGGPGGPQCMDTSSGSPSTMSAFLSPQCSPQDSPIGKPSCSPQPTSPNNPYLLSLPLGRDGCGHPHPQANNRACNMQQQKNGGQAVNCSYPPDQRGLQGVFTNSNDKPDNHNMQPKMSVVPSPRHVGHKGQISPPAFSSSDSDASDLRQPPRYEDAVKQQLTRSQQMDELLDVLIESGEMPANAREERERASVTKVVPHITVSPGCPGLLIPRFHRHYEHLSPTQLPYNHSNHITEGHLENLLGSPIGRGSEVSLLKMAAEDRGQEDEGNRDGEGYASPHNHLRQPHHLQQDKPLTNRDLMDGPLSAITTKVSAVSEVQGMVSMTFSETPWETMEWLDLTPPSLSAAFSSAPPSGPSIFNTEFLDVTDINLNSAMDLHLEHW
- the myocd gene encoding myocardin isoform X9, whose translation is MPLNHGKFPKQEDSYAFEEDSSSESLSPEQHHSDESQGSACPPSETVGSTPSSSSSPALTSPRQECGNRDPLDQGQDEGLSGANNHQTSPPIPVPSIVKSKTSDKNRHKKPKDVKPKVKKLKYHQYIPPDQKSEKSPPPMDSAYARLLQQQQLFLQLQILSQQKHAHAHPQTQQPSHTPQTQAQAQAQQRQPSFSYQPHPAAQTQKGASEQLSGCSRSGPSSQANSNSSSPIKNTYTNQSHISPLQPGPLPTNLDDLKVSELRQHLRIRGMPVSGTKTALIDRLRPFKDSNAGSSPSSSSDITTGTFPVTPTGSLSSYQSPSSSSTVSQGGYYPYPSTSSTPPISPASSELSLSGSLPDSFGDMPMSSPRQFGLQPSPMEDGLAGGGQRVGEGGGMDGEEAEKDKMLVEKQKVIEELTWKLHQEQRQVEELRMQLHKRKRCYVATQDTVHPPPHPSMHHQLTPAMMGQNFFGVTIKQEPMSLSSSCPLSSPKQLKSSAGSCMEDMGHCNNPLSNMGGPGGPQCMDTSSGSPSTMSAFLSPQCSPQDSPIGKPSCSPQPTSPNNPYLLSLPLGRDGCGHPHPQANNRACNMQQQKNGGQAVNCSYPPDQRGLQGVFTNSNDKPDNHNMQPKMSVVPSPRHVGHKGQISPPAFSSSDSDASDLRQPPRYEDAVKQQLTRSQQMDELLDVLIESGEMPANAREERERASVTKVVPHITVSPGCPGLLIPRFHRHYEHLSPTQLPYNHSNHITEGHLENLLGSPIGRGSEVSLLKMAAEDRGQEDEGNRDGEGYASPHNHLRQPHHLQQDKPLTNRDLMDGPLSAITTKVSAVSEVQGMVSMTFSETPWETMEWLDLTPPSLSAAFSSAPPSGPSIFNTEFLDVTDINLNSAMDLHLEHW
- the myocd gene encoding myocardin isoform X5 is translated as MTLLGSEHSILIRSKFRSVLQLRLQQRRTREQLADQGIMPLNHGKFPKQEDSYAFEEDSSSESLSPEQHHSDESQGSACPPSETVGSTPSSSSSPALTSPRQECGNRDPLDQGQDEGLSGANNHQTSPPIPVPSIVKSKTSDKNRHKKPKDVKPKVKKLKYHQYIPPDQKSEKSPPPMDSAYARLLQQQQLFLQLQILSQQKHAHAHPQTQQPSHTPQTQAQAQAQQRQPSFSYQPHPAAQTQKGASEQLSGCSRSGPSSQANSNSSSPIKNTYTNQSHISPLQPGPLPTNLDDLKVSELRQHLRIRGMPVSGTKTALIDRLRPFKDSNAGSSPSSSSDITTGTFPVTPTGSLSSYQSPSSSSTVSQGGYYPYPSTSSTPPISPASSELSLSGSLPDSFGDMPMSSPRQFGLQPSPMEDGLAGGGQRVGEGGGMDGEEAEKDKMLVEKQKVIEELTWKLHQEQRQVEELRMQLHKRKRCYVATQDTVHPPPHPSMHHQLTPAMMGQNFFGVTIKQEPMSLSSSCPLSSPKQLKSSAGSCMEDMGHCNNPLSNMGGPGGPQCMDTSSGSPSTMSAFLSPQCSPQDSPIGKPSCSPQPTSPNNPYLLSLPLGRDGCGHPHPQANNRACNMQQQKNGGQAVNCSYPPDQRGLQGVFTNSNDKPDNHNMQPKMSVVPSPRHVGHKGQISPPAFSSSDSDASDLRQPPRYEDAVKQQLTRSQQMDELLDVLIESGGCPGLLIPRFHRHYEHLSPTQLPYNHSNHITEGHLENLLGSPIGRGSEVSLLKMAAEDRGQEDEGNRDGEGYASPHNHLRQPHHLQQDKPLTNRDLMDGPLSAITTKVSAVSEVQGMVSMTFSETPWETMEWLDLTPPSLSAAFSSAPPSGPSIFNTEFLDVTDINLNSAMDLHLEHW
- the myocd gene encoding myocardin isoform X1, giving the protein MTLLGSEHSILIRSKFRSVLQLRLQQRRTREQLADQGIMPLNHGKFPKQEDSYAFEEDSSSESLSPEQHHSDESQGSACPPSETVGSTPSSSSSPALTSPRQECGNRDPLDQGQDEGLSGANNHQTSPPIPVPSIVKSKTSDKNRHKKPKDVKPKVKKLKYHQYIPPDQKSEKSPPPMDSAYARLLQQQQLFLQLQILSQQKHAHAHPQTQQPSHTPQTQAQAQAQQRQPSFSYQPHPAAQTQKGASEQLSGCSRSGPSSQANSNSSSPIKNTYTNQSHISPLQPGPLPTNLDDLKVSELRQHLRIRGMPVSGTKTALIDRLRPFKDSNAGSSPSSSSDITTGTFPVTPTGSLSSYQSPSSSSTVSQGGYYPYPSTSSTPPISPASSELSLSGSLPDSFGDMPMSSPRQFGLQPSPMEDGLAGGGQRVGEGGGMDGEEAEKDKMLVEKQKVIEELTWKLHQEQRQVEELRMQLHKRKRCYVATQDTVHPPPHPSMHHQLTPAMMGQNFFGVTIKQEPMSLSSSCPLSSPKQLKSSAGSCMEDMGHCNNPLSNMGGPGGPQCMDTSSGSPSTMSAFLSPQCSPQDSPIGKPSCSPQPTSPNNPYLLSLPLGRDGCGHPHPQANNRACNMQQQKNGGQAVNCSYPPDQRGLQGVFTNSNDKPDNHNMQPKMSVVPSPRHVGHKGQISPPAFSSSDSDASDLRQPPRYEDAVKQQLTRSQQMDELLDVLIESGEMPANAREERERASVTKVVPHITVSPGCPGLLIPRFHRHYEHLSPTQLPYNHSNHITEGHLENLLGSPIGRGSEVSLLKMAAEDRGQEDEGNRDGEGYASPHNHLRQPHHLQQDKPLTNRDLMDGPLSAITTKVSAVSEVQGMVSMTFSETPWETMEWLDLTPPSLSAAFSSAPPSGPSIFNTEFLDVTDINLNSAMDLHLEHW
- the myocd gene encoding myocardin isoform X2, encoding MTLLGSEHSILIRSKFRSVLQLRLQQRRTREQLADQGIMPLNHGKFPKQEDSYAFEEDSSSESLSPEQHHSDESQGSACPPSETVGSTPSSSSSPALTSPRQECGNRDPLDQGQDEGLSGANNHQTSPPIPVPSIVKSKTSDKNRHKKPKDVKPKVKKLKYHQYIPPDQKSEKSPPPMDSAYARLLQQQQLFLQLQILSQQKHAHAHPQTQQPSHTPQTQAQAQAQQRQPSFSYQPHPAAQTQKGASEQLSGCSRSGPSSQANSNSSSPIKNTYTNQSHISPLQPGPLPTNLDDLKVSELRQHLRIRGMPVSGTKTALIDRLRPFKDSNAGSSPSSSSDITTGTFPVTPTGSLSSYQSPSSSSTVSQGGYYPYPSTSSTPPISPASSELSLSGSLPDSFGDMPMSSPRQFGLQPSPMEDGLAGGGQRVGEGGGMDGEEAEKDKMLVEKQKVIEELTWKLHQEQRQVEELRMQLHKRKRCYVATQDTVHPPPHPSMHHQLTPAMMGQNFFGVTIKQEPMSLSSSCPLSSPKQLKSSAGSCMEDMGHCNNPLSNMGGPGGPQCMDTSSGSPSTMSAFLSPQCSPQDSPIGKPSCSPQPTSPNNPYLLSLPLGRDGCGHPHPQANNRACNMQQKNGGQAVNCSYPPDQRGLQGVFTNSNDKPDNHNMQPKMSVVPSPRHVGHKGQISPPAFSSSDSDASDLRQPPRYEDAVKQQLTRSQQMDELLDVLIESGEMPANAREERERASVTKVVPHITVSPGCPGLLIPRFHRHYEHLSPTQLPYNHSNHITEGHLENLLGSPIGRGSEVSLLKMAAEDRGQEDEGNRDGEGYASPHNHLRQPHHLQQDKPLTNRDLMDGPLSAITTKVSAVSEVQGMVSMTFSETPWETMEWLDLTPPSLSAAFSSAPPSGPSIFNTEFLDVTDINLNSAMDLHLEHW
- the myocd gene encoding myocardin isoform X10, giving the protein MTLLGSEHSILIRSKFRSVLQLRLQQRRTREQLADQGIMPLNHGKFPKQEDSYAFEEDSSSESLSPEQHHSDESQGSACPPSETVGSTPSSSSSPALTSPRQECGNRDPLDQGQDEGLSGANNHQTSPPIPVPSIVKSKTSDKNRHKKPKDVKPKVKKLKYHQYIPPDQKSEKSPPPMDSAYARLLQQQQLFLQLQILSQQKHAHAHPQTQQPSHTPQTQAQAQAQQRQPSFSYQPHPAAQTQKGASEQLSGCSRSGPSSQANSNSSSPIKNTYTNQSHISPLQPGPLPTNLDDLKVSELRQHLRIRGMPVSGTKTALIDRLRPFKDSNAGSSPSSSSDITTGTFPVTPTGSLSSYQSPSSSSTVSQGGYYPYPSTSSTPPISPASSELSLSGSLPDSFGDMPMSSPRQFGLQPSPMEDGLAGGGQRVGEGGGMDGEEAEKDKMLVEKQKVIEELTWKLHQEQRQVEELRMQLHKRKRCYVATQDTVHPPPHPSMHHQLTPAMMGQNFFGVTIKQEPMSLSSSCPLSSPKQLKSSAGSCMEDMGHCNNPLSNMGGPGGPQCMDTSSGSPSTMSAFLSPQCSPQDSPIGKPSCSPQPTSPNNPYLLSLPLGRDGCGHPHPQANNRACNMQQQKNGGQAVNCSYPPDQRGLQGVFTNSNDKPDNHNMQPKQLTRSQQMDELLDVLIESGEMPANAREERERASVTKVVPHITVSPGCPGLLIPRFHRHYEHLSPTQLPYNHSNHITEGHLENLLGSPIGRGSEVSLLKMAAEDRGQEDEGNRDGEGYASPHNHLRQPHHLQQDKPLTNRDLMDGPLSAITTKVSAVSEVQGMVSMTFSETPWETMEWLDLTPPSLSAAFSSAPPSGPSIFNTEFLDVTDINLNSAMDLHLEHW